A genomic region of Cytophagia bacterium CHB2 contains the following coding sequences:
- the rplT gene encoding 50S ribosomal protein L20, producing the protein MPRSKYAVPSHRRRRKLMTKTKGRWGGKKNLLRSATETYEKGLTYAYRDRRVRRRNFRRLWITRINAAARLAGMSYSTFMNGLKKKQVEIDRKMLADLAVNDPQAFQNLVQLAQN; encoded by the coding sequence ATGCCCCGCTCAAAATACGCTGTTCCTTCACATCGTCGTCGTCGCAAGCTGATGACAAAAACCAAAGGCCGTTGGGGCGGCAAGAAAAATTTGCTGCGCAGCGCGACGGAGACCTATGAGAAGGGTTTGACCTACGCCTACCGTGACCGCCGCGTCCGCCGCCGCAATTTCCGCCGGCTGTGGATCACACGCATCAACGCTGCCGCGCGTCTGGCCGGCATGTCTTATTCCACGTTCATGAACGGCTTGAAGAAAAAGCAAGTCGAAATCGACCGCAAAATGCTGGCCGATCTTGCCGTCAACGACCCGCAGGCGTTTCAAAATCTTGTTCAGCTTGCGCAAAACTAG